One stretch of Chryseobacterium indologenes DNA includes these proteins:
- a CDS encoding exopolysaccharide biosynthesis polyprenyl glycosylphosphotransferase has translation MQRIRYSRYLKSIIILLDLMVIASIFIFFFISRNESLKYHKETWYQNAFSLVLLFLFWVLLSGRTKIYNIPRNLTYTLFLERLLIHFISFILGVLLIGKVSNNVFFNSDIYWLSFYLFIFIFLAKSLIYFSIKYLRSLGVNYRNIMFLGDGDSTEILKNIFKERKDYGYRIFEHDNADASTAELVSFWKKNGIHTLFLSTENSYNETAESEIFRLAEENKVHISLIPSITQSDFFLYDLAYIQTQPVLNQARYPLDYYSNFLMKRTFDIFFSIFVLVFVCTWLFPIIAILIRISSKGPVFFFQKRYGFHEEVFSCIKFRTMVVNDESTTSTTKENDTRITRVGKFLRKTSLDELPQFFNVLKGEMSVVGPRPHMLAVDNYYKPKIGRYSLRSMVNPGITGLAQVSGLRGDFGDVEVEMKKRVLADAFYVRNWSFVLDLVIILKTVLLVIGGDKNAK, from the coding sequence ATGCAGAGAATTCGATACTCTAGATACCTGAAATCGATCATTATTTTGCTTGACCTCATGGTTATTGCATCTATTTTCATATTCTTTTTTATAAGCAGAAACGAAAGCCTGAAGTATCATAAGGAAACCTGGTATCAGAACGCCTTTTCTCTTGTTTTGTTGTTTTTGTTCTGGGTGCTTCTCAGCGGTAGGACAAAAATATACAATATTCCAAGAAACCTCACGTATACTCTTTTTCTGGAAAGACTTCTGATTCATTTCATATCTTTTATACTGGGTGTTCTGCTTATTGGGAAGGTCAGTAATAATGTATTTTTCAACTCGGATATTTATTGGCTATCATTTTATCTGTTTATATTTATATTTTTAGCAAAATCACTCATCTATTTTTCTATTAAATATCTACGGTCTTTAGGAGTCAATTACCGAAATATCATGTTTTTAGGAGATGGTGATTCTACGGAAATTCTAAAAAATATTTTCAAGGAACGTAAAGATTACGGATACAGGATATTTGAACATGACAATGCCGATGCCAGCACAGCCGAATTGGTTAGCTTCTGGAAGAAAAATGGCATCCATACGTTATTTTTATCTACAGAAAATTCTTACAATGAAACAGCTGAATCTGAAATCTTCAGGCTGGCTGAGGAAAATAAGGTTCATATCTCATTGATACCAAGTATTACCCAAAGTGATTTTTTCCTTTACGATCTGGCTTATATCCAAACTCAACCCGTTCTTAACCAGGCAAGATATCCTTTAGATTATTATTCCAATTTTCTGATGAAAAGAACATTTGATATTTTCTTTTCCATATTTGTGTTGGTTTTCGTCTGTACATGGTTGTTTCCGATTATTGCTATTTTAATCAGGATCAGTTCCAAAGGACCTGTTTTCTTTTTTCAGAAAAGGTATGGTTTTCATGAGGAAGTATTCAGTTGTATAAAGTTCAGAACCATGGTAGTGAATGATGAATCTACAACCAGTACAACCAAAGAAAACGACACCCGAATCACCAGGGTAGGCAAATTTTTAAGAAAAACCAGCCTTGATGAACTTCCGCAGTTTTTCAATGTACTGAAAGGGGAAATGTCTGTAGTGGGGCCACGTCCCCACATGTTGGCCGTTGATAATTATTACAAACCAAAAATTGGAAGATACAGCCTAAGAAGTATGGTAAATCCTGGTATCACAGGCCTTGCACAGGTAAGCGGGTTGCGTGGTGACTTTGGAGATGTGGAGGTAGAAATGAAAAAAAGAGTTCTCGCAGATGCCTTCTATGTAAGGAACTGGAGTTTTGTTCTGGACCTGGTAATTATATTAAAAACCGTTTTACTGGTTATCGGCGGCGACAAAAATGCAAAATAA
- a CDS encoding MlaE family ABC transporter permease — protein MLKKFFTAVGEYIILLGKSLQKPQKMRVFWKLLMREINDLGVNSFGLVVFTSIFVGAVVAIQMFNNFDASSFPIPPSFVGYATKAVLVLEFAPTIISLILAGKVGSYIASSIGTMRVSEQIDALDIMGVNSPNFLVFPKIIACMIFNPLLIAISIVFGIAGGYIAGILTGNWTENDYIVGIQMYMPNLFIYYAFTKTIVFAFIIATVPSYFGYFVKGGSLEVGRASTQAVVWTMVFIIISELILTQLILS, from the coding sequence ATGTTAAAAAAGTTTTTCACAGCAGTAGGGGAATATATTATTCTTTTAGGAAAATCCCTGCAAAAACCCCAGAAAATGAGGGTTTTTTGGAAGCTGCTCATGAGGGAAATTAATGATTTGGGAGTAAATTCTTTCGGACTTGTAGTCTTCACCTCGATCTTCGTTGGGGCAGTAGTCGCTATTCAAATGTTCAATAACTTTGATGCTTCATCATTTCCTATTCCTCCTTCTTTTGTAGGATATGCAACAAAAGCTGTACTTGTTTTGGAATTTGCCCCTACCATTATCAGTTTAATTTTAGCAGGTAAAGTAGGATCTTATATTGCTTCCAGTATTGGAACGATGAGGGTTTCTGAACAGATCGATGCCTTAGATATCATGGGAGTAAATTCACCCAACTTTTTGGTATTTCCTAAGATCATTGCCTGTATGATTTTTAATCCCCTTTTAATAGCCATCAGTATCGTATTTGGTATTGCCGGAGGGTATATTGCCGGAATTCTGACAGGAAACTGGACTGAAAACGACTATATTGTCGGAATCCAAATGTATATGCCTAACTTATTTATCTATTATGCATTTACTAAAACCATAGTTTTTGCATTCATTATTGCTACAGTTCCTTCTTATTTCGGATATTTTGTGAAAGGAGGTTCTTTGGAAGTAGGTAGAGCAAGTACTCAGGCAGTGGTATGGACAATGGTATTCATTATCATTTCCGAATTAATTTTAACCCAATTAATATTAAGCTAA
- a CDS encoding ABC transporter ATP-binding protein has product MIEVKDLKKSFGDVEVLKGISTTFDKGKVNLIIGQSGSGKTVFLKSLLNVYDPSSGEILFDGKDINTMTRDEKQHLRSEIGTVFQGSALFDSLTVEENIMFPLDMFTNLTYREKKKRVFEVIGRVHLDKAERKFPSEISGGMQKRVAIARAIVNNPKYLFCDEPNSGLDPYTSKVIDDLLYEITKEYNTTTIINTHDMNSVMTIGEKIVYLRLGIKEWEGNKDILITAGNKNLIDFVYSSELFKELREYLLENNKTIENTKLDDNEKGT; this is encoded by the coding sequence ATGATTGAGGTAAAAGATCTTAAGAAAAGTTTTGGAGATGTTGAAGTACTTAAGGGAATTTCAACCACATTTGATAAAGGAAAGGTAAATCTTATTATTGGGCAGAGTGGTTCTGGAAAGACCGTCTTTCTTAAAAGCTTATTGAATGTATATGATCCTTCATCAGGAGAAATCCTGTTTGATGGTAAAGATATCAATACCATGACCCGTGATGAAAAGCAGCATCTTCGCTCAGAAATCGGAACCGTATTTCAGGGAAGTGCTCTTTTTGATTCTTTAACTGTGGAAGAAAACATTATGTTTCCTCTGGATATGTTTACCAATCTCACGTACAGAGAAAAAAAGAAAAGAGTTTTCGAGGTTATAGGAAGGGTACATCTTGACAAAGCAGAAAGAAAATTTCCTTCTGAAATTTCAGGAGGAATGCAAAAAAGGGTTGCCATTGCAAGGGCTATTGTAAACAATCCGAAATATTTATTCTGTGATGAACCCAACTCAGGGCTGGATCCCTATACGTCAAAGGTTATTGACGATCTTCTTTATGAAATCACCAAGGAATACAATACAACAACCATCATCAATACCCATGATATGAACTCTGTAATGACGATTGGCGAGAAAATTGTATACCTAAGGCTTGGAATCAAAGAATGGGAAGGGAATAAAGACATCCTGATTACAGCAGGCAATAAAAACCTGATTGACTTCGTTTATTCTTCAGAACTGTTTAAGGAGCTGAGAGAATATTTACTTGAAAATAACAAAACAATTGAGAATACAAAATTAGACGATAATGAAAAAGGTACTTAG
- a CDS encoding outer membrane beta-barrel protein, with protein MKKVLSIALIGFSMWASAQISLAGKANLIFPTGSPSWSNIKGTVNDAIEGTGKNNVGFNVGLSLKVGLPTSLFLMPEVYYTHFKNEFTTENTTFDVKSNRIDVPVLLGYNLLGNMLGVFVGPVGSFNLSKDNTYNDFKENAKNNFTVGYQFGAQLEIKKLIVNARYEGAFSKDERNFINRVSGSEIRYDNRPNLFMVGLGYKF; from the coding sequence ATGAAAAAGGTACTTAGTATAGCGTTAATAGGGTTTTCAATGTGGGCTTCTGCACAGATCTCACTGGCAGGTAAAGCCAATTTAATATTTCCTACAGGTTCACCTTCGTGGTCCAATATTAAAGGAACTGTAAATGACGCCATTGAGGGAACAGGAAAAAACAATGTAGGTTTCAACGTAGGACTTTCATTAAAAGTAGGATTACCTACTTCATTATTCCTGATGCCTGAGGTATATTATACTCATTTTAAGAATGAGTTCACAACAGAAAATACAACTTTTGATGTGAAGAGCAATCGTATTGACGTTCCTGTTCTTTTAGGGTATAACCTTTTAGGGAATATGTTAGGCGTTTTTGTAGGTCCGGTAGGAAGCTTTAACCTAAGCAAAGACAATACGTACAATGACTTTAAAGAAAATGCAAAAAATAACTTTACTGTAGGCTATCAATTTGGAGCCCAGCTTGAAATTAAAAAGCTTATTGTAAATGCAAGATATGAAGGAGCTTTCAGTAAGGATGAAAGAAACTTCATCAACAGAGTTTCCGGTTCGGAGATCAGGTATGATAACAGGCCTAATCTATTTATGGTTGGTTTAGGATATAAATTTTAA
- a CDS encoding M48 family metallopeptidase, with amino-acid sequence MKVTHLLGMGAFALLVAACTTNPITGRSSLQLANNSEILTMSAQEYKTTLSKGKLITGTADAKRVVNVGNRIKNAAERYYQSIGRSADLANYSWEFALLQSNELNAWCMPGGKVAVYTGILPITKDDNGLAVVMGHEVSHALAGHGNERISQAMMAQYGGAILGGAISNAQWASVFQKVYPIGSQVALLKYGRGQESEADEMGLYLMSMAGYDPRAAIPFWNRMESASSGARQPEFLSTHPSPETRISDINKDLPKALEYYKAAGGKL; translated from the coding sequence ATGAAAGTTACACATCTATTAGGAATGGGAGCGTTCGCTCTGTTGGTCGCTGCCTGTACTACAAATCCGATTACAGGGAGATCATCTTTACAGCTGGCCAACAATTCAGAAATTTTAACAATGTCTGCGCAGGAATACAAAACGACATTGTCTAAAGGTAAACTTATTACCGGAACAGCAGATGCAAAGAGAGTGGTAAATGTAGGAAACAGAATTAAAAATGCAGCAGAGAGATATTATCAGAGTATAGGAAGATCAGCCGATCTGGCCAACTATAGCTGGGAGTTTGCTCTTCTGCAAAGCAATGAACTAAATGCATGGTGTATGCCGGGAGGTAAAGTAGCAGTATATACAGGGATTTTACCAATTACCAAAGATGATAATGGGCTTGCAGTGGTAATGGGACATGAGGTTTCCCACGCATTAGCTGGTCATGGAAATGAAAGAATTTCTCAGGCTATGATGGCTCAATATGGTGGAGCTATTCTTGGAGGCGCTATTTCAAATGCACAATGGGCAAGCGTGTTTCAAAAAGTATATCCTATTGGTTCACAGGTAGCGTTGTTAAAGTATGGTAGAGGTCAGGAATCAGAAGCCGATGAAATGGGACTTTACCTGATGTCTATGGCTGGATATGATCCAAGAGCTGCTATTCCGTTCTGGAATAGAATGGAATCCGCTTCGTCAGGAGCAAGGCAACCGGAATTCTTATCGACTCACCCTAGTCCGGAAACAAGAATTTCAGATATTAACAAAGACCTGCCAAAAGCTTTAGAATATTATAAGGCAGCAGGAGGAAAATTATAA
- a CDS encoding DUF4251 domain-containing protein yields MKKYISILMIFSFLFSFQSCASQGSSDPTIVNALVNSQEFTFYAQRANPTNYDVINVMNSIPNSTSTRMLDLNGGNYTIEVSKNNVDVVLPYFGRLFNPSFGNSDKNGYRFTSKDFVINKSQNKKGTWTFQIKPKDVSTVEEINIEIFKNGKAFVSMKSNDRQPITYDGYVSKSEVKQEKEKL; encoded by the coding sequence ATGAAAAAGTATATTTCTATTCTGATGATCTTTAGCTTCCTTTTCAGTTTTCAGAGCTGTGCTTCGCAAGGATCATCAGATCCAACAATAGTGAATGCGTTAGTAAATTCTCAAGAATTTACTTTTTACGCACAGAGGGCTAATCCTACAAATTATGATGTTATTAATGTGATGAATTCTATTCCAAATTCCACATCAACCAGAATGTTGGATCTGAACGGTGGAAATTATACTATTGAGGTAAGTAAGAACAATGTGGATGTAGTCCTTCCATATTTTGGACGATTATTTAATCCTTCTTTTGGAAATTCTGATAAAAACGGCTACAGATTTACTTCAAAGGATTTTGTCATCAACAAATCTCAGAATAAAAAAGGAACATGGACTTTTCAGATCAAGCCAAAGGATGTGAGCACTGTTGAAGAGATCAATATTGAGATCTTTAAAAACGGAAAAGCATTTGTATCAATGAAAAGTAATGATAGACAACCGATCACTTATGATGGATATGTTTCTAAAAGTGAGGTAAAACAGGAAAAAGAAAAACTTTAA
- the meaB gene encoding methylmalonyl Co-A mutase-associated GTPase MeaB — protein MKFSTEELIEGIQSGNKRLIAKAITLVESKKTEHRVQAEDLLKRIMPLTGNSIRVGVTGVPGAGKSTFIESFGRLAIAQGKKVAVLAIDPSSSINKGSILGDKTRMEELAKEENAFIRPSPSSGFLGGVANTTFETMMICEAAGYDYILIETVGVGQSEVLVADITDVFLFLKIIGGGDELQGIKRGIMEMVDVIFINKVDQDNLQKAKNTRLELKRALDFIPPKEKNWKIPVLLGSALHNEGLKDIYDKISEFIDLKKKAGRFEEIRTQQAEKRFEYWVQEYILSLMKKSNDVEEAYQMHKKNASEMVSNPSTEAKLFVEKFLSGESRN, from the coding sequence ATGAAATTTTCTACAGAAGAACTAATCGAAGGAATACAGTCAGGAAACAAACGTCTGATTGCAAAAGCTATTACTTTAGTTGAAAGTAAAAAAACTGAGCATAGGGTACAGGCGGAAGACCTTCTGAAAAGAATTATGCCTTTAACAGGAAACTCCATAAGAGTAGGGGTAACTGGAGTACCCGGTGCCGGGAAATCTACCTTTATTGAAAGTTTCGGGAGATTGGCTATTGCTCAAGGTAAAAAAGTAGCTGTTCTTGCTATTGACCCTAGTTCTTCAATCAATAAAGGAAGTATTCTGGGAGATAAAACCCGGATGGAAGAATTGGCAAAAGAAGAAAATGCATTCATACGCCCCTCCCCAAGCTCAGGATTCTTAGGCGGAGTGGCGAATACTACCTTTGAAACGATGATGATTTGTGAAGCTGCGGGTTATGATTATATTTTAATTGAAACCGTTGGAGTAGGGCAATCTGAAGTTTTAGTGGCTGATATTACTGATGTATTTCTGTTTCTTAAAATTATTGGCGGGGGAGATGAATTGCAAGGAATAAAACGAGGCATCATGGAAATGGTAGACGTTATTTTCATCAATAAAGTAGACCAGGATAATCTTCAGAAAGCGAAAAATACCAGACTTGAATTAAAAAGAGCTCTGGATTTTATACCTCCAAAAGAAAAAAACTGGAAAATCCCGGTATTACTAGGCTCTGCCCTACACAATGAAGGATTGAAGGATATCTATGATAAAATTTCCGAGTTTATTGATTTAAAAAAGAAAGCAGGGCGTTTTGAGGAAATTCGTACCCAACAGGCCGAAAAACGCTTCGAATATTGGGTTCAGGAATATATTCTGTCTCTGATGAAAAAGAGTAATGATGTAGAAGAAGCTTATCAGATGCACAAAAAAAATGCTTCAGAAATGGTTTCCAATCCAAGTACTGAAGCAAAGTTATTTGTTGAGAAATTTTTATCAGGTGAAAGCAGAAATTAA
- a CDS encoding c-type cytochrome, translating to MKKLIAAASFTAILLVSCTPKASTSATTAGTSTSTAEEIAQGKTIFENSCGKCHKLPDPASHNSVQWVGIMNAMAPKAKLTDEQHKWVYDYIVSVKK from the coding sequence ATGAAAAAACTCATTGCTGCGGCATCATTCACTGCTATTCTATTGGTTTCCTGTACTCCTAAAGCTTCAACATCTGCTACTACTGCAGGAACTTCAACGTCTACAGCTGAAGAGATAGCACAGGGAAAAACTATTTTTGAAAACTCATGTGGAAAATGCCATAAACTTCCTGATCCTGCGTCTCATAATTCTGTACAATGGGTAGGGATTATGAATGCCATGGCTCCAAAGGCTAAGCTAACGGATGAGCAGCACAAATGGGTTTATGATTATATTGTTTCTGTGAAAAAGTAA
- a CDS encoding c-type cytochrome → MKKLIFSGIAASVFLVSCGPKSTAVTGPKYTSSEQLAQGKTIFENSCAKCHKLPEPTKHDNQGWINTLSRMAPKAKLNDDQHQMVYDYLISVNKK, encoded by the coding sequence ATGAAAAAGTTAATTTTTAGCGGTATTGCAGCTTCAGTGTTTTTGGTATCCTGCGGACCCAAAAGTACAGCCGTAACAGGTCCTAAGTATACCTCATCTGAACAACTGGCTCAAGGGAAGACCATTTTTGAAAATTCCTGTGCCAAATGTCATAAGCTGCCAGAACCTACTAAGCATGACAATCAGGGTTGGATCAATACGTTAAGCAGAATGGCACCTAAAGCCAAGCTTAATGATGATCAACATCAAATGGTCTATGACTACCTGATCTCTGTAAATAAAAAATAA